One window from the genome of Paracoccus zhejiangensis encodes:
- a CDS encoding bifunctional sugar phosphate isomerase/epimerase/4-hydroxyphenylpyruvate dioxygenase family protein codes for MKTSIATVSISGSFTEKLDAIAAAGFDGIEIFEQDFIASDHAPQDVGRMVREAGLEITLFQPFRDFEGLPEPLRARAFARAERKFELMNQLGTDLILVCSSVHPAALGGISRMADDFAELGELARKHGVRVGFEALCWGRHINDHRDAWEVVRRADHPNVGLILDSFHTLGRGVDPASIRSIPGDRIFFVQLADAPAIPMDLLYWSRHFRNMPGEGDLDVSGFMRAVAATGYDGPLSLEIFNDQFRAGLPRLVAQDGHRSLIATMDKVRREEPALPVDLPPFPAPEQVERIEFIEFATSEADAPALETMLGALGFSRAGRHVSKPVTLWRQGGANVLVNTDSEGFAGSSYVAHGTTVSEIALMMPDARAAFDRATALLARPHPQANREGELSIPAIRGVGGSMIRFLDATSDLGRIWDVDFTTEAAPPGAGLTGIDHIAQTMAYDEMLSWSLFYTSIFDAKKAPMVDVADPAGLVRSQAVQSGGLRVTLNGAEARGTLAGRFIADSFGSSVQHVALATDDIFATADAMAARGFPVLQIGANYYDDVAARFGLSADLVARMHAANVLYDEDERGRFFQFYSATQPGGFFFEIIQRENGYQGYGAPNAPFRIAAQKRGTRPAAVPRR; via the coding sequence CCGCGAGGCCGGGCTGGAGATCACCCTGTTCCAGCCCTTCCGCGATTTCGAGGGCCTGCCCGAACCGCTGCGCGCCCGCGCCTTCGCCCGGGCCGAGCGCAAGTTCGAGCTAATGAACCAGCTGGGCACCGATCTTATCCTCGTCTGCTCCTCGGTCCATCCGGCGGCGCTTGGCGGCATCAGCCGCATGGCCGATGATTTCGCCGAGCTGGGCGAACTGGCCCGGAAACACGGCGTCCGCGTCGGCTTCGAGGCCCTGTGCTGGGGCCGCCATATCAACGACCACCGCGACGCATGGGAAGTGGTGCGCCGGGCCGATCACCCGAATGTCGGCTTGATCCTCGACAGTTTCCACACGCTTGGCCGGGGCGTCGATCCGGCCAGCATCCGCAGCATTCCGGGCGATCGCATCTTCTTCGTGCAGCTGGCCGATGCGCCGGCCATCCCGATGGACCTGCTTTACTGGTCGCGGCACTTCCGCAACATGCCGGGCGAAGGCGATCTGGACGTGTCGGGCTTCATGCGCGCGGTCGCGGCCACCGGCTATGACGGGCCCCTGAGCCTCGAGATCTTCAACGACCAGTTCCGCGCCGGCCTGCCCCGGCTGGTGGCGCAGGACGGCCATCGCAGCCTGATCGCGACGATGGACAAGGTGCGGCGCGAGGAACCGGCCCTCCCGGTCGATCTGCCGCCCTTCCCTGCCCCGGAACAGGTCGAGCGCATCGAGTTCATCGAATTCGCCACGTCCGAGGCCGATGCCCCGGCGCTAGAGACCATGCTGGGCGCCTTGGGGTTCTCGCGCGCCGGGCGGCATGTCTCGAAACCCGTCACGCTGTGGCGGCAGGGCGGCGCGAATGTGCTGGTCAACACCGACAGCGAGGGCTTTGCCGGCAGCTCTTATGTCGCCCATGGCACCACGGTTTCGGAAATCGCTCTGATGATGCCCGATGCCCGCGCGGCGTTCGATCGGGCCACCGCGCTGCTGGCACGACCGCATCCGCAGGCTAACCGCGAAGGCGAGCTATCGATCCCGGCCATTCGCGGCGTCGGCGGGAGCATGATCCGGTTTCTTGATGCGACCTCGGACCTCGGGCGCATCTGGGATGTGGATTTCACCACCGAAGCCGCCCCGCCGGGTGCCGGCCTGACCGGCATCGACCATATCGCCCAGACCATGGCCTATGACGAAATGCTCAGTTGGTCACTGTTCTATACCTCGATCTTCGACGCGAAGAAGGCGCCAATGGTAGATGTGGCCGACCCCGCCGGTTTGGTGCGCAGCCAAGCGGTGCAATCGGGCGGGCTGCGGGTGACCCTGAACGGGGCCGAGGCGCGGGGCACGCTGGCCGGGCGCTTCATCGCGGACAGTTTTGGCTCATCGGTCCAGCATGTGGCGCTGGCCACGGATGACATCTTCGCCACGGCGGACGCGATGGCCGCGCGCGGCTTTCCGGTGCTGCAGATCGGGGCGAATTACTATGACGATGTGGCGGCGCGGTTCGGCCTTTCCGCCGATCTGGTCGCCCGGATGCATGCCGCGAACGTGCTTTACGACGAGGACGAGAGGGGCCGTTTCTTCCAGTTCTATTCTGCCACCCAGCCCGGCGGCTTCTTCTTCGAGATCATCCAGCGCGAAAACGGCTACCAGGGTTACGGCGCACCCAATGCCCCCTTCCGCATCGCGGCGCAGAAGCGCGGCACCCGCCCCGCCGCCGTGCCCCGGCGCTAG